One Eublepharis macularius isolate TG4126 chromosome 6, MPM_Emac_v1.0, whole genome shotgun sequence DNA segment encodes these proteins:
- the LOC129332165 gene encoding hexokinase HKDC1, which translates to MFAVHLVAFYFTKLKEDQIKKVDRYLYHMRLSDDVLLDVMKRFQAEMVKGLGRDTNPTATIKMLPTFVRSIPDGSEKGEFLALDLGGSKFRVLKVKVSEDGKQNVQMESQFYPTPKEIIHGNRTDLFKYVAECLTNFMETKNIKHKKLPLGFTFSFPCRQTKLEEGVLLSWTKHFKVRGLQQTDVVSSLCTAIRKHQDIDVDVLALVNDTVGTMMTCGYDDQRCEVGVIIGTGTNACYMEEMSNIDLVEGDEGRMCINTEWGAFGDDGSLSDIRTEFDKEIDLGSINPGKQLFEKMISGLYLGELVRLILLKMAREGLLFNGKLSTDLCTKDKIETRHVAAMEKYKEGLNNTKEILTELGLSPSEEDCIAVQHVCTIVSFRSANLCASALAAILTRLRENKKLTRLRTTVGMDGTLYKTHPQYAKRLHKVVRRLVPNCDVRFLLSESGSGKGAAMVTAVAYRLLSQRKQIDEVLAYFRLTKENLREVKNKMRMELENGLRKATQPTATVKMLPTFVCGTPDGTEKGKFLALDLGGTNFRVLLVKIRSGRSKSVRMYNKIFAIPLEIMQGTGEELFDHIVQCIAEFLEYMGIKGARLPLGFTFSFPCRQASIDKGALVGWTKGFKATDCEGEDVVDMLREAIKRRNEFDLDIVAVVNDTVGTMMTCGYEDPNCEIGLIAGTGSNVCYMEDMKNIEIVEGDEGRMCINTEWGGFGDNGCINNLRTKYDKEVDEGSLNPGKQRYEKMTSGMYLGEIVRQILIDLTKQGLLFRGQISETLRTRGIFETKFLSQIESDRLALLQVRKILQQLGLDSTCDDSIIVKEVCGCISKRAAQLCGAGLAAVVEKICENRNLEHLKTTVGVDGTLYKLHPHFSRILQETVKELAPRCDVTFLLSEDGSGKGAALITAVAKRMHSVAEN; encoded by the exons AAAAGGGCGAGTTCCTGGCTTTAGACTTGGGAGGCTCCAAATTTAGAGTCCTGAAGGTCAAAGTGTCTGAAGATGGGAAGCAAAATGTTCAGATGGAGAGTCAGTTCTACCCAACACCAAAAGAAATCATACATGGGAACAGAACAGAT CTGTTTAAATATGTTGCTGAGTGTCTCACAAACTTCATGGAGACCAAGAACATAAAGCACAAGAAATTGCCTCTTGGCTTTACCTTTTCTTTTCCTTGTAGGCAGACTAAATTAGAGGAG GGTGTGTTGCTTTCTTGGACAAAACACTTTAAAGTCCGAGGACTGCAGCAGACAGATGTGGTGAGCTCTCTCTGCACAGCCATCAGGAAACACCAG GATATTGATGTAGATGTCTTAGCCTTGGTAAATGACACAGTGGGAACAATGATGACCTGTGGATATGATGATCAGCGGTGTgaagttggtgttattattg GAACAGGCACGAATGCTTGCTATATGGAGGAAATGAGCAATATCGACCTTGTGGAAGGTGATGAAGGACGGATGTGCATCAACACTGAATGGGGAGCCTTTGGAGACGACGGCTCACTGAGCGACATCAGGACGGAGTTCGACAAGGAGATTGACTTGGGTTCTATTAATCCTGGGAAACAACT ATTTGAGAAGATGATTAGTGGATTGTATTTAGGAGAACTTGTCAGGCTGATCCTTCTGAAAATGGCAAGGGAAGGCTTACTTTTCAATGGGAAGTTATCAACGGATCTCTGTACCAAGGACAAGATTGAGACAAGGCATGTCGCTGCCATGGAAAA atataaagaagGCCTGAACAATACTAAAGAGATTTTGACAGAACTGGGCCTGTCCCCATCTGAAGAAGATTGCATTGCTGTACAGCATGTCTGCACCATTGTTTCTTTCCGTTCTGCAAACCTTTGTGCCTCAGCCTTAGCGGCCATATTGACACGCCTTCGTGAAAATAAAAAACTGACTAGGCTCCGAACGACGGTTGGCATGGATGGAACTTTGTATAAGACGCACCCTCA GTATGCTAAGCGCCTCCATAAAGTAGTCAGAAGGCTAGTCCCCAACTGTGACGTCCGGTTCCTGCTCTCTGAGAGTGGCAGCGGGAAAGGGGCTGCAATGGTCACTGCAGTTGCCTACAGGTTATTATCCCAGCGCAAACAGATTGATGAGGTCTTGGCATACTTCAGATTGACCAAAGAGAACCTCAGAGaagtaaaaaacaaaatgagGATGGAACTGGAGAATGGCCTGAGGAAAGCGACGCAGCCTACAGCTACAGTGAAAATGCTGCCAACTTTTGTCTGTGGAACTCCAGATGGAACAG AAAAAGGAAAATTCCTTGCCCTTGATCTTGGAGGAACAAATTTCAGAGTTTTGCTTGTAAAAATCAGAAGTGGAAGAAGCAAATCGGTCCGAATGTATAATAAAATTTTTGCCATTCCGCTGGAAATTATGCAAGGAACAGGGGAAGAG CTGTTTGATCACATTGTTCAGTGCATCGCAGAATTTTTGGAGTATATGGGCATTAAAGGTGCACGACTCCCTCTTGGCTTTACATTTTCTTTCCCCTGCAGGCAAGCAAGCATTGATAAG GGAGCTCTCGTTGGCTGGACAAAGGGGTTTAAGGCAACAGACTGTGAAGGAGAGGATGTTGTTGATATGCTTAGAGAAGCTATTAAACGAAGGAAT GAATTCGATTTGGATATTGTAGCCGTGGTCAATGACACTGTTGGGACCATGATGACATGTGGTTATGAAGACCCAAACTGTGAAATTGGCCTCATTGCAG GAACAGGCAGTAACGTGTGCTACATGGAAGACATGAAGAACATAGAAATTGTCGAAGGAGACGAAGGCAGGATGTGCATCAATACAGAATGGGGAGGATTTGGGGATAATGGCTGCATTAATAATCTCAGGACAAAATATGATAAAGAAGTGGATGAAGGGTCATTAAATCCTGGGAAACAGAG GTATGAGAAGATGActagtggaatgtacttgggtgAAATAGTGAGGCAGATTTTGATTGACTTGACAAAGCAAGGCCTTCTCTTCAGAGGTCAGATTTCAGAAACGCTGAGGACCAGAGGAATATTTGAAACCAAATTCCTGTCTCAGATTGAAAG TGACCGGCTTGCCTTGCTTCAAGTGAGAAAAATCCTGCAACAGCTTGGTCTTGACAGCACTTGTGATGACAGTATCATTGTAAAGGAGGTGTGCGGCTGTATTTCTAAGAGAGCAGCTCAACTTTGTGGAGCCGGACTGGCGGCTGTTGTCGAGAAGATATGTGAGAACAGGAACCTGGAACACCTAAAAACCACTGTAGGCGTGGATGGCACCTTGTACAAACTACACCCACA TTTTTCTAGGATCCTGCAGGAAACTGTGAAAGAACTGGCACCTCGGTGTGACGTGACTTTCCTGCTTTCTGAAGATGGGAGTGGAAAGGGTGCTGCCCTAATTACTGCCGTTGCAAAGAGAATGCACAGTGTTGCTGAAAACTGA